The following coding sequences lie in one Lentimicrobium sp. L6 genomic window:
- the dapA gene encoding 4-hydroxy-tetrahydrodipicolinate synthase, translating into METSKLKGTGVALITPFHKYGTIDFTSLGELVEHVINGGVNYLVALGTTSEAATLTEDEKIAVVEFIVDKAEERVPVIVGVGGNNTIALESLLKKFPYQNVDGILSVTPYYNKPNQKGLYYHFKTLASATDLPIILYNVPSRTSVNMEAETTLKLAEEFSNIVAIKEASGDLFQITKILKDKPKDFLVISGDDALTYNMIGAGASGVISVTANAYPTEYSQMVNSALKNNWKAAKDFNFSLLEFMEAIFEDGNPAGIKSALNTMGIIKHHLRLPLVKVNVQTANRIKQFVDDYKSPVS; encoded by the coding sequence ATGGAAACAAGTAAACTAAAAGGAACTGGAGTAGCACTAATCACGCCATTCCATAAATATGGCACCATTGATTTTACATCTTTAGGCGAGTTAGTCGAGCATGTTATAAATGGAGGAGTCAATTATTTGGTGGCTTTAGGCACTACTTCTGAAGCAGCCACTTTAACAGAAGATGAAAAAATAGCCGTTGTAGAGTTTATTGTAGATAAGGCAGAAGAACGAGTACCCGTTATTGTTGGAGTGGGAGGTAATAACACAATAGCTTTAGAATCCCTATTAAAGAAATTTCCTTATCAAAATGTTGATGGAATATTATCCGTAACACCTTATTATAATAAGCCAAACCAAAAAGGTTTGTATTATCATTTTAAAACTTTAGCAAGTGCAACTGATTTGCCAATCATTTTATATAATGTTCCTAGTAGAACAAGTGTAAATATGGAAGCGGAAACTACCTTAAAGCTTGCTGAAGAGTTCTCAAATATAGTAGCTATTAAGGAGGCTAGTGGAGATTTGTTTCAGATCACTAAAATTTTAAAAGATAAACCAAAAGATTTTTTAGTTATTTCCGGTGATGATGCCCTTACATATAATATGATTGGAGCAGGAGCAAGTGGTGTAATTTCTGTGACAGCAAATGCTTATCCTACTGAATACAGTCAGATGGTAAACTCAGCATTAAAAAACAATTGGAAAGCGGCTAAGGACTTCAATTTTTCTTTACTGGAATTTATGGAAGCTATTTTTGAGGATGGAAATCCAGCTGGAATAAAGTCAGCTTTAAATACTATGGGTATAATAAAGCATCATTTAAGGTTGCCTTTGGTGAAAGTAAATGTACAAACAGCCAATAGAATCAAGCAATTCGTTGATGACTATAAAAGTCCAGTGTCCTAA